In Paenibacillus sp. 1781tsa1, one DNA window encodes the following:
- a CDS encoding methyl-accepting chemotaxis protein, which yields MKKRIRNWFTLTVKKRLIAALLLFLIVPSITVGWLSYQKAADQVKQEIIRSAQAKTEMLSLQINQMLDMEKDNAAQMAAGVTSNDIINKSPALQRQMDRMSQNHKELGVLTAGADDGSWMKSPESEEQNYDPRERSWYKMGMSQDEPVISDTFQSASTGEWVVTAAAKLADGKGVFGANVSLNHLKESVDQIRIGKEGKLYMLDNGGKFLFHYNIESGTQSDEPYINEMYTKESGTVKYTYDGHEVEAVYFTNPVTGWKIVGEMVPSEATEAVMPILIRSITIVASAMVIGLILLVFIIRSIHRPLLQLTQAASKVSAGDLTVRVGLQRKDEFGLLGESFDTMTTSLRNVLGEVHDTSSQLAASSEELMASSEQTSKATEQVAELMQDAAAGTTLQNSSLAATGQLVGEMSIGVKEISSSAEDTARIALDASTKSEAGMVTVEEAVTHIQQVNDESKAMSVVIEDLRAKNEEILVIVAEITAIAKQTNILALNASIEASRAGEQGRGFAVVANEVKTLAHSSGASAERINELMHEMQEKTNAVQSTFARTGEGMVKSSQMVTEAGEAFHNIRTAVQLVAAQAGEVSAASRQIDGGMSHINKAVSDTMVLSDRIASGTEDGSAAAQEQLATMEEVAASSAALSRMAEDLQSMIERFKL from the coding sequence ATGAAGAAAAGGATTCGAAATTGGTTTACTTTAACCGTAAAAAAACGCCTGATCGCTGCATTGCTCCTGTTCCTGATTGTACCGAGCATTACCGTTGGTTGGTTGTCTTATCAAAAAGCTGCTGACCAGGTTAAGCAGGAAATTATTCGTTCCGCACAGGCCAAAACAGAAATGCTTAGTCTGCAGATAAATCAAATGCTGGATATGGAGAAGGATAACGCAGCGCAGATGGCTGCGGGTGTTACTTCAAACGATATCATTAATAAATCCCCTGCACTTCAAAGGCAGATGGATCGGATGTCTCAGAATCATAAGGAATTGGGTGTACTCACCGCAGGTGCGGACGATGGCAGCTGGATGAAATCTCCAGAATCCGAAGAACAGAATTATGATCCTCGAGAGCGTTCATGGTATAAGATGGGCATGTCTCAGGATGAACCTGTAATCTCAGATACATTCCAATCGGCTTCAACGGGTGAATGGGTTGTGACCGCGGCGGCCAAGCTAGCTGATGGCAAAGGGGTATTCGGGGCCAATGTCAGTCTCAATCATCTGAAAGAATCTGTAGATCAGATACGTATTGGTAAAGAAGGAAAACTGTACATGCTGGATAACGGGGGTAAGTTCCTGTTCCATTACAATATTGAATCCGGTACACAGTCGGATGAACCTTACATCAATGAGATGTATACGAAAGAAAGCGGAACCGTGAAGTATACATATGATGGTCACGAAGTGGAAGCTGTGTATTTCACCAATCCGGTGACAGGCTGGAAAATTGTTGGTGAGATGGTTCCTTCCGAAGCAACTGAAGCCGTAATGCCTATTTTGATTCGTTCCATTACAATTGTGGCATCTGCAATGGTTATCGGGTTGATTCTGCTTGTTTTCATTATCCGCAGCATTCATCGGCCATTACTGCAATTAACACAGGCAGCATCGAAAGTAAGTGCCGGTGATCTAACCGTTCGGGTAGGTTTGCAGCGCAAGGATGAGTTCGGACTGCTTGGAGAAAGCTTCGACACGATGACGACTTCACTACGTAATGTGCTTGGAGAGGTACATGATACGTCCAGCCAGCTGGCGGCATCTTCGGAAGAGCTGATGGCAAGTTCCGAGCAGACATCAAAAGCCACAGAACAGGTGGCTGAACTGATGCAGGATGCAGCTGCAGGAACGACTTTGCAAAACAGCAGTCTCGCTGCTACAGGCCAACTTGTGGGCGAAATGTCCATTGGAGTCAAAGAGATCTCATCAAGTGCTGAAGACACCGCCCGTATCGCTCTTGATGCTTCCACCAAGTCGGAAGCGGGTATGGTGACAGTGGAAGAAGCGGTTACCCATATTCAGCAGGTGAATGACGAGAGCAAAGCCATGTCTGTGGTCATTGAGGATCTGCGCGCGAAAAATGAAGAGATTCTGGTGATTGTGGCCGAGATTACGGCCATTGCGAAACAGACGAACATTCTCGCCTTGAATGCATCCATTGAAGCTTCAAGAGCTGGCGAGCAAGGGCGAGGATTCGCTGTTGTAGCCAACGAAGTGAAAACACTGGCTCACAGTTCAGGCGCTTCAGCCGAGCGGATTAATGAGCTTATGCATGAGATGCAGGAGAAAACCAATGCGGTGCAATCCACTTTTGCCCGTACGGGAGAAGGTATGGTGAAGAGTTCGCAGATGGTTACAGAAGCGGGCGAAGCATTCCATAACATTCGTACTGCTGTACAGTTGGTGGCTGCGCAAGCTGGAGAAGTATCCGCAGCTTCCCGTCAGATTGATGGCGGCATGAGTCATATTAACAAAGCAGTAAGTGATACAATGGTTCTGTCGGACAGAATTGCCTCTGGAACGGAAGATGGATCGGCGGCGGCTCAAGAGCAATTGGCCACAATGGAAGAGGTGGCAGCATCTTCGGCAGCATTGTCGCGTATGGCTGAAGATCTGCAAAGCATGATTGAACGGTTTAAGTTGTAA
- a CDS encoding AzlC family ABC transporter permease, which yields MEEVQDHATFMQGVKDCIPTLLGYLSIGFAAGVIEMTAGLSLAETALLSLILYAGSAQFIAAGMLASNGSAVAIMFTIFFVNLRHLLLSAAVSPYFRHLTPLKNMWIGSLLTDESFGVAMTRAIGRERLSERWMHGLNITAYLNWFVANMAGAYFGRWITNPERLGLDYALPAMFIGLVVLQLVHRKNKKIHINVAIIAVVCVIFASMASLGSMSVIVAAVIAATMGVFMERWK from the coding sequence ATGGAAGAGGTCCAGGATCATGCTACATTCATGCAAGGGGTCAAAGATTGTATCCCAACCCTGCTTGGCTATTTGAGTATAGGCTTTGCAGCGGGTGTCATTGAGATGACCGCAGGTCTGAGTCTGGCGGAAACGGCGCTACTCAGCCTGATTTTATATGCAGGATCGGCCCAGTTCATTGCAGCGGGCATGCTCGCATCGAATGGGTCAGCAGTAGCTATCATGTTCACCATATTTTTTGTGAATCTTCGTCATTTGCTGCTGAGTGCAGCTGTATCACCGTATTTTCGGCATCTAACCCCGCTTAAAAATATGTGGATCGGTTCATTACTTACGGATGAGTCTTTCGGTGTGGCAATGACACGTGCGATTGGCAGGGAAAGGCTCAGTGAACGGTGGATGCACGGTCTGAATATTACCGCATATCTGAACTGGTTCGTGGCTAATATGGCGGGAGCGTACTTTGGACGCTGGATCACCAATCCGGAACGACTGGGTCTGGATTATGCCCTGCCAGCGATGTTTATTGGACTGGTTGTACTCCAGTTGGTGCATCGTAAAAACAAAAAAATACACATTAATGTGGCCATCATCGCTGTGGTCTGTGTAATCTTCGCCAGCATGGCTTCACTGGGCAGCATGAGTGTCATTGTGGCTGCGGTCATTGCGGCAACGATGGGAGTGTTCATGGAACGATGGAAGTAA
- a CDS encoding DUF2087 domain-containing protein encodes MKSSESWLQTASLEEIKRGYLEEGAAYTCVCCGYRTEEGIIYPDEGVLYEAARYMRVHIEKVHGSVFEFLLELDKSVTGLSDVQRGLLAQFHEGKKDAEVQKALGIGSASTIRNHRFVLKEKERQAKIFLALMELLKSKDTQAPAEWVSPVTRHGHTIHPGSFDITEQDREKVLNKYFPEGTGGPLTTFHMQQKHKYIVLTEIAKRFETERQYSEKQVNELLKEVHDDYVEIRRYLIDYGLLEREPDGSQYWLGSRADQQSAEVGKQERKEKGEQEKMNRRKELQEQAKEVKTEAGVYQIRNERNGKVYIDSTLNLKTINGQRFMLQMGSHLNRRLQAEWNEYGENAFVIEVLETLKPDDNPYYDPKDALAKCLNRWFEQLEPYGDQGYHGDKKQSAE; translated from the coding sequence ATGAAATCATCGGAATCCTGGTTGCAAACCGCTTCATTAGAAGAGATCAAGCGTGGTTATCTGGAGGAGGGTGCTGCCTATACATGCGTCTGCTGCGGATACAGGACGGAAGAGGGGATTATCTACCCTGATGAAGGGGTGCTCTATGAGGCAGCACGTTATATGCGAGTGCATATTGAGAAGGTCCATGGATCGGTATTTGAGTTTTTGCTGGAGCTGGATAAAAGCGTAACCGGATTGTCCGATGTCCAGCGTGGCTTGCTGGCCCAGTTTCATGAAGGGAAGAAGGATGCTGAAGTACAGAAAGCTCTTGGTATTGGGAGTGCCTCCACAATCCGGAATCATCGGTTTGTATTGAAGGAGAAGGAACGGCAGGCCAAGATATTCCTGGCATTAATGGAACTTCTCAAAAGCAAGGATACCCAGGCTCCAGCCGAATGGGTGTCGCCGGTGACAAGACATGGACATACGATCCATCCTGGCTCATTTGATATTACAGAACAGGATCGGGAGAAGGTGCTAAACAAGTATTTTCCAGAGGGTACCGGCGGTCCGTTGACGACGTTTCATATGCAGCAAAAGCATAAATATATCGTGCTCACCGAAATTGCCAAACGATTCGAGACAGAGCGCCAATATTCCGAAAAACAGGTCAATGAGCTGCTGAAGGAAGTTCATGATGATTACGTGGAAATACGGAGGTATCTCATCGACTATGGTTTGCTGGAACGTGAACCAGACGGCAGTCAGTATTGGCTGGGAAGCCGCGCAGATCAACAGAGCGCCGAAGTTGGAAAACAGGAGCGCAAAGAAAAGGGGGAGCAGGAGAAAATGAATCGTCGCAAAGAATTGCAGGAACAGGCCAAAGAAGTCAAAACGGAAGCGGGCGTCTACCAGATTCGGAATGAACGTAACGGCAAAGTTTATATCGACAGCACGCTTAACTTGAAAACCATTAACGGACAACGGTTTATGCTACAGATGGGTAGCCATCTGAATCGAAGGTTACAGGCTGAGTGGAATGAATATGGAGAGAATGCGTTTGTAATCGAAGTGCTGGAGACATTGAAGCCAGATGATAACCCGTATTACGATCCCAAAGATGCACTCGCCAAATGTCTGAACCGTTGGTTTGAACAGTTAGAGCCCTACGGAGATCAAGGGTACCACGGAGATAAAAAGCAATCTGCTGAATAG
- a CDS encoding methyl-accepting chemotaxis protein: protein MREKLILSFAIVLLIPTISLGIISFQTAEAKVEEKMYENAISNVTVLNQTIDQIIGATRKNVDFLASQLDAGNVGPNQGDETDTIRTLLDAYKETHDDVELASIGTDQGVYINSPVTAVNKEGYDPRERPWYQAATQNKDVPTVITPYISSNTGNVVASVAQTSADGHGVVSVSLSLEALSQTVNSTKIGEKGYVYIIDNANKIIVHPTEKPGTEGTMEPYKDIFAQKNGSLTYTLNGSQEHAFFATNETTGWTVVGVIDSGEVTASVRPILYTTLIVIAIAIAVSSIIIFWIVQSITKPLNRLVKASDEISNGNLTIEVAVLGQDEFGKLSTSFNKMSESLRTVIQDVRHTADELTASSTQLAVNSSETTKATEQVALITEESAAGLEKQTSSLKHTSQQMNELAGGVGQVTNSTQQVSEAAMQASELADKGNATMQTAVSEMDSVSRFVQGMADTAGRLGQHSTSIGEMVSVITDIAAQTNLLALNASIEAARAGEHGRGFSVVASEVRKLAEQSSLSGQKIVEMVGAIQQEISLANHNVQVGQQDVSNGIRAVQFADEAFAQISQAVGVVNHQLENIAAASQQMSASTAEVVQSIDQIHAISETNADGTENISAATEEQVASMQEISSSADSLAHLAHKLQKLVEQFKL, encoded by the coding sequence ATGAGAGAGAAACTTATTCTGTCATTTGCCATTGTTCTACTCATTCCCACAATCAGTCTGGGCATTATCTCGTTCCAAACAGCCGAGGCCAAGGTCGAAGAGAAAATGTATGAGAACGCAATTAGCAATGTTACTGTGCTCAACCAGACCATTGATCAGATCATTGGCGCAACACGTAAGAATGTTGATTTCTTGGCAAGTCAGCTGGATGCAGGCAATGTTGGACCTAACCAAGGTGACGAGACGGATACCATACGTACCTTGCTTGACGCGTATAAGGAAACCCATGATGACGTGGAACTTGCCTCCATCGGCACGGATCAAGGCGTGTATATTAACTCCCCTGTAACAGCGGTGAACAAAGAAGGATACGACCCGCGCGAACGCCCATGGTATCAGGCTGCTACGCAGAACAAGGATGTCCCTACCGTAATCACCCCTTACATATCAAGCAATACCGGCAATGTTGTTGCTTCGGTAGCTCAGACCTCGGCAGATGGACACGGTGTCGTCTCTGTAAGTCTTTCGCTTGAGGCTCTCTCCCAGACGGTTAATTCCACAAAGATCGGTGAGAAGGGTTATGTCTATATCATTGATAATGCCAACAAAATCATTGTACATCCTACCGAAAAACCGGGAACCGAAGGAACCATGGAACCCTATAAAGATATTTTTGCACAGAAGAACGGCAGTCTGACTTATACGCTAAATGGAAGCCAGGAACACGCCTTTTTCGCCACCAATGAAACGACGGGCTGGACCGTGGTCGGTGTCATTGATAGTGGTGAAGTAACGGCATCTGTCCGGCCTATCCTGTACACCACACTTATCGTTATTGCGATTGCGATCGCTGTAAGCTCCATCATTATTTTCTGGATAGTGCAATCCATCACCAAACCGCTGAACCGCTTGGTGAAGGCATCTGACGAGATTAGTAATGGTAATCTGACCATCGAGGTTGCTGTATTGGGACAGGATGAATTCGGCAAGCTGAGCACCAGTTTCAATAAAATGAGTGAATCCTTGCGAACCGTTATTCAGGACGTGCGACACACGGCTGACGAGTTAACCGCCTCTTCCACACAGTTGGCAGTCAACTCATCGGAGACAACCAAAGCAACAGAGCAAGTTGCCCTGATCACGGAAGAATCTGCAGCTGGACTTGAGAAACAAACCAGCAGCCTGAAACATACCTCACAGCAGATGAATGAACTGGCTGGCGGTGTGGGACAGGTAACGAACAGCACACAGCAAGTATCTGAAGCTGCTATGCAAGCCAGTGAGCTTGCAGATAAAGGAAATGCCACGATGCAGACGGCCGTATCCGAGATGGATTCCGTCAGTCGCTTCGTGCAAGGTATGGCAGATACTGCTGGACGACTTGGACAGCATTCCACATCCATTGGCGAGATGGTTTCAGTCATTACAGACATTGCTGCACAGACCAATTTGCTCGCGCTTAATGCTTCCATTGAGGCAGCTCGTGCAGGTGAGCATGGACGTGGCTTCTCCGTTGTTGCCAGCGAAGTTCGCAAGCTCGCAGAACAATCCAGCCTGTCCGGCCAGAAGATTGTAGAGATGGTTGGAGCGATTCAACAGGAGATTTCATTGGCCAATCACAATGTACAGGTCGGGCAACAGGATGTTAGCAACGGTATCCGTGCCGTTCAGTTTGCAGATGAAGCTTTTGCCCAGATTAGTCAGGCCGTCGGAGTCGTCAATCATCAGCTTGAGAACATTGCGGCTGCCTCACAGCAGATGTCTGCAAGTACAGCAGAAGTGGTGCAATCGATTGATCAGATCCACGCGATATCGGAAACCAATGCCGATGGAACAGAGAACATCTCCGCTGCTACGGAGGAGCAGGTGGCGTCCATGCAGGAGATATCTTCCTCTGCTGATTCCCTTGCCCATCTGGCTCATAAGCTGCAGAAGCTGGTGGAACAATTCAAGCTGTAA